A region from the Limimonas halophila genome encodes:
- a CDS encoding BCCT family transporter has protein sequence MSDNQSEWGVYRTKHPQFQVNPPTFFIAAACILAFIIWGLVAAKGAQDVFGAIQGFISNYFGWFYILTANVVLIFAVYMGFSRYGKVRLGGQDQKPEFGMFAWFSMLFSAGMGIGLLFYSVAEPLWHFSSPPMEPWSGGSEAANAEQAMGITFLHWGLHPWAIYAIIALGLAYFGYNRNMPLSIRSAFYPLIGNRIYGAAGHAIDILATIATLFGVATSLGLGVSQVNSGLNFVFGIPNNTTVQVILIAIITAFATASVVAGLDGGIKRLSTMNMVVAAVLLVFVLFLGPTIFILEAVLENTGFYLQHFPSLALWNETYTRGEWQNSWTVFYYGWWISWSPFVGMFIARVSKGRTIREFIAGVLLVPTGVTFLWLTIFGDAALYVQMFGQGGILEAVNEMGVSRAMFAFLETFPLSMITSLLATIVVITFFVTSSDSGSLVIDIITAGGLEEPPTGQRIFWAVTEGVVAAVLLLGGGLSALQTAAITTGLPFSIVLLILCYGLKKGLSTDPVAGEQAGVAMQAAE, from the coding sequence ATGAGCGACAATCAGTCGGAGTGGGGTGTTTACCGAACGAAACACCCCCAGTTCCAGGTTAACCCGCCGACCTTCTTCATCGCGGCGGCCTGTATCCTGGCCTTCATCATCTGGGGCCTCGTGGCCGCCAAGGGCGCGCAGGACGTCTTCGGCGCCATCCAGGGCTTCATCTCGAACTACTTCGGGTGGTTCTACATCCTCACCGCGAACGTCGTCCTGATCTTTGCCGTCTACATGGGCTTCTCCCGCTACGGGAAGGTCCGTCTGGGCGGTCAGGACCAGAAGCCCGAGTTCGGGATGTTCGCCTGGTTCTCCATGCTGTTCTCCGCCGGCATGGGCATCGGTCTGCTGTTCTACTCCGTGGCCGAGCCGCTGTGGCACTTCTCCAGTCCGCCAATGGAGCCCTGGAGCGGTGGCAGCGAAGCGGCCAACGCCGAGCAGGCCATGGGCATCACCTTCCTGCACTGGGGCCTCCACCCCTGGGCGATCTACGCCATCATCGCGCTGGGGCTGGCCTACTTCGGCTATAACCGCAACATGCCGCTGTCGATCCGCTCGGCCTTCTATCCGCTGATCGGCAACCGGATTTACGGCGCGGCGGGCCACGCCATCGACATCCTGGCGACGATCGCCACGCTGTTCGGCGTCGCGACCTCGCTGGGCCTGGGCGTCAGCCAGGTGAACTCGGGCCTGAACTTCGTCTTCGGCATTCCGAACAACACCACGGTTCAGGTGATCCTGATCGCGATCATCACCGCCTTCGCCACGGCCTCCGTCGTGGCCGGCCTGGACGGCGGCATTAAGCGGCTGTCCACGATGAACATGGTGGTCGCCGCGGTGCTGCTGGTGTTCGTGCTCTTCCTCGGCCCGACCATCTTCATCCTGGAGGCGGTGCTCGAGAACACCGGCTTCTACCTCCAGCACTTCCCCTCGCTGGCGCTGTGGAACGAGACCTACACGCGCGGTGAGTGGCAGAACTCCTGGACAGTGTTCTACTATGGCTGGTGGATCTCCTGGTCGCCCTTCGTCGGCATGTTCATCGCCCGCGTCTCCAAGGGCCGCACGATCCGCGAGTTCATCGCCGGCGTCCTGCTGGTGCCGACCGGTGTGACCTTCCTGTGGCTCACCATCTTCGGCGACGCTGCGCTGTACGTGCAGATGTTCGGCCAGGGCGGCATCCTGGAGGCGGTCAACGAGATGGGCGTCTCCCGGGCCATGTTCGCCTTCCTGGAGACCTTCCCGCTGTCGATGATCACCTCGCTGCTGGCGACCATCGTGGTCATCACCTTCTTCGTCACCTCCTCGGACTCCGGCTCGCTGGTCATCGACATCATCACGGCCGGCGGTCTCGAGGAGCCGCCGACCGGCCAGCGCATCTTCTGGGCCGTGACCGAGGGTGTTGTGGCCGCGGTGCTGCTGCTCGGCGGCGGTCTCTCGGCCCTGCAGACGGCGGCGATCACGACGGGGCTTCCGTTCTCCATCGTGCTGCTGATCCTCTGCTACGGCCTGAAGAAGGGTCTTTCCACGGACCCGGTCGCCGGCGAGCAGGCCGGCGTGGCCATGCAGGCCGCCGAGTAA
- a CDS encoding YqaA family protein → MFQRLYDRTLAIAEHRHATAGLAGVAFLESSVFPIPPDVLLVPMVLADRARAWWLALVCTLASVVGGLAGYAIGLFLFQAVGEPILAFYGYMDSFAELRALYGAWGFWVVFAAGLTPIPYKVFTIASGVFTLNPAAFIVGSAVSRGLRFFAVSALIYYLGPPVRRVIERNVNLVGTALVVLLIAGFVAVRYGV, encoded by the coding sequence ATGTTCCAGCGCCTTTACGACCGCACGCTCGCCATCGCCGAGCACCGCCACGCCACCGCCGGGCTGGCGGGCGTCGCCTTTCTGGAAAGCTCCGTCTTCCCCATCCCGCCGGACGTGCTGCTGGTGCCCATGGTGCTCGCGGACCGGGCGCGCGCCTGGTGGCTGGCGCTCGTGTGCACCCTTGCCTCGGTTGTCGGCGGGCTGGCCGGCTACGCCATCGGGCTGTTCCTCTTCCAGGCCGTGGGCGAGCCCATCCTGGCGTTTTACGGCTATATGGACAGCTTCGCCGAGCTGCGCGCGCTGTACGGCGCGTGGGGCTTCTGGGTGGTCTTCGCCGCCGGGCTGACGCCCATCCCCTACAAGGTGTTCACCATCGCCAGCGGGGTGTTCACGCTGAACCCGGCGGCCTTCATCGTGGGCTCGGCCGTTTCCCGCGGGCTGCGCTTCTTCGCGGTGAGTGCGCTGATCTATTATCTGGGCCCGCCGGTGCGCCGGGTGATCGAGCGCAACGTGAACCTCGTGGGGACGGCGCTCGTGGTGCTCCTGATCGCCGGCTTCGTGGCAGTGCGCTATGGCGTCTGA
- a CDS encoding disulfide bond formation protein B, with the protein MASEQDRLALIGLAAVSAAALIFAFVGQYGFGLEPCTLCVWQRYPHGAAIAAAAIGALAAPAGWPRRAALVICALVFLTGAGIAGFHVGVEQGWWEGLPGCAAPTIDPDMSAEELRAVLEAREQVVPCDEPAFVFLGVSMAGWNLLLSLALVAAAAWAAIRRTA; encoded by the coding sequence ATGGCGTCTGAGCAGGACCGGCTGGCGCTCATCGGGCTGGCGGCCGTCAGCGCCGCCGCGCTCATCTTCGCCTTCGTCGGCCAGTACGGATTCGGGCTGGAGCCGTGCACGCTCTGCGTCTGGCAGCGCTATCCCCACGGCGCGGCCATCGCGGCGGCGGCGATCGGCGCGCTGGCCGCACCGGCCGGCTGGCCGCGGCGCGCGGCGCTCGTCATTTGCGCCCTCGTGTTCCTGACCGGCGCCGGGATCGCCGGCTTTCACGTGGGCGTGGAGCAAGGCTGGTGGGAAGGCCTGCCGGGCTGCGCGGCCCCAACGATCGACCCGGACATGAGCGCCGAGGAGTTGCGCGCCGTGCTGGAAGCGCGCGAGCAGGTCGTGCCCTGTGACGAACCCGCCTTCGTGTTCCTCGGCGTGTCCATGGCGGGCTGGAACCTGCTGCTGTCCCTGGCGCTCGTGGCGGCAGCCGCATGGGCCGCGATCCGCCGAACCGCGTAG
- a CDS encoding HNH endonuclease has translation MSVPANAYPALVLNADFRPLSYFPLSIWPWHEVVKAVFLDRVSIVCEYDQMVRSPTFEMRLPSVISLKEYVPLNRKPAFTRFNVFLRDGFRCQYSGVRLPAEELTFDHVLPRAQGGRTSWDNVVTASARMNLLKGNRTPEAAEMRLRRRPRQPSVFELQRQARKFPPNYLHESWHDFLYWDSELQN, from the coding sequence GTGTCCGTTCCGGCCAATGCCTACCCGGCGCTTGTCTTGAACGCGGACTTCAGGCCGCTGAGCTACTTTCCGCTGTCCATTTGGCCGTGGCACGAGGTGGTCAAGGCGGTCTTCCTGGATCGGGTATCGATCGTCTGCGAATACGACCAGATGGTGCGATCACCCACCTTCGAAATGCGGCTGCCCAGCGTCATCTCGCTGAAGGAATATGTCCCGCTGAACCGCAAACCGGCCTTCACCCGCTTCAACGTCTTCCTTCGCGACGGTTTCCGCTGCCAATACTCCGGCGTTCGCCTGCCGGCCGAGGAACTCACCTTCGATCACGTGCTGCCACGGGCCCAGGGCGGGCGCACAAGCTGGGACAATGTCGTCACCGCCAGCGCCCGGATGAACTTGTTGAAAGGCAACCGCACCCCCGAAGCGGCCGAGATGCGGTTGCGGCGGCGACCACGGCAGCCGAGCGTCTTCGAACTTCAGCGCCAGGCACGCAAATTCCCGCCCAACTACCTGCACGAAAGCTGGCACGACTTCCTCTACTGGGACAGCGAACTGCAGAACTGA